The following proteins come from a genomic window of Microbacterium lemovicicum:
- a CDS encoding ABC transporter substrate-binding protein: protein MSQHMLRRQLRWSLLAVPVAGVLVLAGCSGGSTDNGGGASGDPATTGFSIMVAQANDADDFYAQTAKKYSDETGVPIEVIPYPSDAYNTQVTTQLQGGNAADVMILSPGTGQPISVISLAEASFLAPLDDTSAGLLPAGSETLFQVDGKTYAQPTALTPVGLVFNVTAAEEAKVTYPTTYEELLTACTTARDAGKTFSVLAGGIPFNTGLMAQLISATRVYSETPDWNEQRADGKVTFADSGWKDVLDDIVEMNDKGCFQDGAAGGTFDNITAGLGGGTALTAAVPGSAAASIAEATGQDLNVQAFPPKKGEKAFTVTGANYAWAINAKSDDAVKASAQAFLDWVATPEESAAYAKLSGSVPITGIDKSTLLPSYAPIADLLSAGDYAGLPNAAWPNGAVYDALGAGVQGLLTGQKTVDQVLSDMDAAWGE, encoded by the coding sequence ATGTCACAGCACATGCTTCGCCGACAGCTCCGATGGTCGCTTCTCGCGGTCCCCGTGGCCGGCGTCCTGGTTCTCGCCGGCTGCTCCGGCGGCTCGACCGACAACGGCGGGGGCGCGTCCGGCGATCCCGCCACGACCGGGTTCTCGATCATGGTCGCCCAGGCCAACGACGCCGACGACTTCTACGCCCAGACCGCGAAGAAGTACTCGGACGAGACCGGGGTCCCCATCGAGGTCATCCCCTACCCGTCCGACGCGTACAACACGCAGGTGACGACGCAGCTCCAGGGCGGCAACGCGGCCGACGTGATGATCCTCTCGCCCGGCACCGGTCAGCCGATCTCGGTGATCAGCCTCGCCGAGGCCAGCTTCCTGGCCCCTCTCGATGACACCTCCGCCGGCCTCCTGCCCGCCGGCAGCGAGACGCTCTTCCAGGTCGACGGCAAGACGTACGCCCAGCCGACCGCCCTCACCCCGGTCGGACTCGTGTTCAACGTGACCGCCGCGGAAGAGGCGAAGGTCACGTACCCGACGACCTATGAAGAGCTCCTCACGGCCTGCACCACGGCCCGCGACGCCGGCAAGACCTTCTCGGTCCTCGCCGGAGGCATCCCCTTCAACACCGGACTCATGGCTCAGCTGATCTCGGCCACGCGCGTCTACTCAGAGACGCCCGACTGGAACGAGCAGCGCGCCGACGGCAAGGTCACCTTCGCCGACAGCGGCTGGAAGGACGTCCTCGACGACATCGTCGAGATGAACGACAAGGGCTGCTTCCAGGACGGTGCCGCCGGTGGCACGTTCGACAACATCACGGCCGGCCTGGGTGGCGGCACGGCGCTGACCGCCGCCGTCCCCGGCAGCGCGGCAGCCTCCATCGCCGAGGCGACCGGTCAGGACCTCAACGTGCAGGCGTTCCCGCCGAAGAAGGGCGAGAAGGCGTTCACCGTCACCGGCGCCAACTACGCCTGGGCGATCAACGCGAAGTCCGACGACGCGGTGAAGGCCTCCGCTCAGGCGTTCCTCGACTGGGTCGCCACGCCTGAGGAGTCCGCCGCGTACGCGAAGCTCTCCGGATCCGTCCCGATCACGGGCATCGACAAGAGCACCCTGCTGCCCTCGTACGCTCCGATCGCCGACCTCCTGAGCGCCGGCGACTACGCCGGTCTGCCCAACGCCGCCTGGCCGAACGGAGCCGTCTACGACGCGCTCGGCGCCGGTGTGCAGGGTCTGCTGACCGGCCAGAAGACGGTCGATCAGGTGCTCAGCGACATGGACGCCGCCTGGGGCGAGTAA
- a CDS encoding carbohydrate ABC transporter permease, translating into MTIEQDSTRTLTVPPKARRTPPPKSRNRALISYGHWWWALPAVVLVIGVHYAATLTGGFFAFTNWTGLGKFDIIGFKNFEKIFADPQLLGAVWNTLFLAFGSVILTNIVGLLFALAINRTLKSRYILRTLLFMPVVLSPLAVAYVWKFIFQFDGPLNDLLGAVGLSEFQKVWLADPTWSIWAILLTVVWQQTGFTMVIYLAGLASVPVEVEEAAALDGAGMWARFWNVTVPAIRPSIAIATTLGIIQGLRIFDQILALTGGGPAGATETLATEVYKQAFSLGQFGFGSALALVLTVVILAFAILQQYVTRDREAGKA; encoded by the coding sequence GTGACGATCGAGCAGGACAGTACTCGCACCCTCACCGTGCCTCCCAAGGCTCGGAGAACTCCGCCGCCCAAGAGCCGCAACCGCGCGCTCATCAGCTACGGCCACTGGTGGTGGGCCCTCCCCGCCGTCGTGCTGGTCATCGGCGTCCACTACGCCGCGACGCTGACGGGCGGCTTCTTCGCCTTCACGAACTGGACCGGCCTGGGCAAGTTCGACATCATCGGCTTCAAGAACTTCGAGAAGATCTTCGCCGACCCGCAGCTCCTCGGTGCCGTGTGGAACACCCTGTTCCTCGCCTTCGGCTCCGTCATCCTCACGAACATCGTCGGCCTGCTGTTCGCGCTCGCCATCAACCGCACGCTCAAGTCCCGGTACATCCTGCGGACGCTGCTGTTCATGCCGGTGGTGCTCAGTCCGCTCGCCGTGGCCTACGTCTGGAAGTTCATCTTCCAGTTCGACGGCCCGCTCAACGATCTGCTGGGTGCGGTGGGGCTGTCCGAGTTCCAGAAGGTGTGGCTGGCGGACCCGACCTGGTCGATCTGGGCGATCCTCCTGACCGTCGTCTGGCAGCAGACCGGCTTCACGATGGTCATCTATCTCGCCGGACTGGCCTCTGTGCCGGTCGAGGTGGAAGAGGCCGCCGCGCTCGACGGGGCCGGCATGTGGGCGCGGTTCTGGAACGTCACCGTTCCGGCCATCCGCCCTTCCATCGCCATCGCGACCACGCTCGGCATCATCCAAGGCCTGCGCATCTTCGACCAGATCCTCGCCCTCACCGGCGGCGGACCGGCCGGTGCCACGGAGACGCTCGCGACCGAGGTCTACAAGCAGGCCTTCTCGCTCGGTCAGTTCGGCTTCGGCTCCGCCCTCGCCCTGGTGCTCACCGTCGTCATCCTGGCATTCGCCATCCTCCAGCAGTACGTGACCCGCGACCGCGAAGCCGGAAAGGCCTGA
- a CDS encoding glycosyl hydrolase: MTSFDDATPHASPDARPSTPATDALWDAFTRPPDEARPRSWWHWMDGNIDPEGIVRDLTWLHGVGVRGVQMFDGGMGMPLVVPEAVRPGSPAWTEAVDTAVRTADDLGLELAVATSSGWSAAGGPWVRPEDAMKKVVWSETIVGGGERVEARLAELPSVPGLFQDTPRWGAPASPGYVVDWAVLALPDHDGLHALSPDAVSASGAVEHTERLADGSFSDALSISRDPDAWSEGWLEQTFAAPVTVRSVVVGLPGPRGFGAAPPPDAVLECSDDGGTWHEVARLDVTTVPARTASFAPVTARRFRLRLSGASAAEALPPREEGVRMPPVLRRADAFLVSQFALFPASRVHHAEVKAGFGVVDDYYAVDSDTTGALGVVDARDVIDVTAHVRDGVLDWAAPAGGWRIVRLGASLTGQTNGPAPADSTGLEVDKLDARRVAEYLRVHLSRLGDDGAPSRFAALLSDSIESGSQNWTDRIEDEFATRRGYGARPWLPALAGFVVGSPEESDAFLFDWRRTIAELLAQEYYGTLGSEARRRGMRYYAEALEDRRPQLGDDLAMRAQADVPMGAMWTFDADGSPRPTYVADLKGAASVAHVYGKDWTGSEAFTSFGRPWSWSPKALKHIADLQLTLGVTRFCIHTSPHQPIAAPPPGIALAPFLGQAFTVHETWSGMAGPWIDYLARCSALLSAGRPDVDVAVFVGEEAPVTGLFGSHLDTAVPDGFDHDYVGPDALRDILRVEGGRIVADGADYAVLFLGGSSARMTCAALTEVGRLVDAGAAVIGDRPTRSPSLSDDPADFSALCDRLWGEGGVFPGSLADGLARRGRIPAWEVTSGGIVRRTSRVVDGRRLLFLANPAASALDVRVRLASGAPLAVWDPVEVRDVPFAASDDGAVALTLPPFGSVFVLEQEEPATAVAEPGADVLHLDGEWVLELPGTEPITTSPAPLPWSGDVGRGFSGTAVYRHRFTMTPDAAGRTAVVELTDVGDIARIVVNGVDCGVAWTAPFRVEVSPALHAGENELEIEVANPWRNRLIAEGAEASGEVFAPMTGVFEPTAAVEPAGLLGPVRLRLA; this comes from the coding sequence GTGACCTCTTTCGATGACGCGACCCCTCACGCCTCTCCCGACGCCCGGCCGTCGACGCCGGCGACCGATGCTCTGTGGGACGCCTTCACCCGGCCTCCCGACGAAGCGCGTCCGCGCTCCTGGTGGCACTGGATGGACGGCAACATCGATCCCGAGGGCATCGTCCGCGATCTGACGTGGCTGCACGGCGTCGGCGTCCGCGGAGTCCAGATGTTCGACGGCGGGATGGGCATGCCGCTGGTGGTTCCCGAAGCCGTGCGGCCGGGCTCGCCGGCATGGACCGAAGCCGTCGACACCGCCGTGCGCACCGCGGACGACCTCGGCCTGGAGCTGGCGGTCGCGACCTCCTCGGGCTGGAGCGCCGCCGGGGGTCCGTGGGTGCGCCCGGAGGACGCGATGAAGAAGGTCGTCTGGAGCGAGACCATCGTCGGCGGCGGCGAGCGCGTGGAGGCGCGACTCGCCGAGCTCCCGTCCGTGCCGGGGCTCTTCCAGGACACGCCGCGATGGGGAGCGCCGGCGTCTCCCGGCTACGTCGTCGACTGGGCCGTGCTCGCGCTCCCCGACCACGATGGCCTGCACGCCCTCTCCCCCGATGCCGTCAGTGCGTCCGGCGCGGTCGAGCACACGGAGCGTCTCGCCGACGGCTCGTTCTCCGACGCGCTGAGCATCTCCCGCGATCCCGACGCGTGGTCGGAGGGATGGCTGGAGCAGACGTTCGCCGCGCCGGTGACCGTGCGCTCCGTCGTCGTCGGCCTGCCCGGGCCGCGCGGCTTCGGCGCGGCGCCGCCGCCGGATGCGGTGCTCGAGTGCTCGGACGACGGCGGCACCTGGCACGAGGTCGCCCGGCTCGATGTGACCACCGTCCCCGCGCGGACCGCGTCGTTCGCGCCGGTGACCGCACGCCGCTTCCGCCTCCGGCTCTCCGGGGCGAGCGCGGCCGAGGCGCTCCCTCCCCGGGAGGAGGGGGTGCGGATGCCGCCGGTGCTGCGTCGTGCGGATGCCTTCCTGGTGTCGCAGTTCGCCCTGTTCCCGGCCTCGCGCGTGCATCACGCCGAGGTGAAGGCCGGGTTCGGCGTGGTCGACGACTACTACGCCGTCGACAGCGACACGACCGGCGCGCTCGGCGTCGTCGACGCGCGCGACGTCATCGACGTGACCGCGCACGTGCGCGACGGCGTGCTCGACTGGGCGGCGCCGGCCGGAGGCTGGCGCATCGTGCGCCTCGGCGCCTCCCTCACCGGGCAGACGAACGGACCCGCTCCGGCCGACTCGACCGGGCTCGAGGTCGACAAGCTCGACGCGCGACGGGTCGCGGAGTACCTCCGCGTGCACCTCTCCCGCCTCGGCGACGACGGAGCACCCTCCCGTTTCGCCGCGCTCCTCAGCGACAGCATCGAGTCGGGCTCTCAGAACTGGACCGACCGCATCGAAGACGAGTTCGCCACGCGCCGGGGGTACGGCGCCCGGCCCTGGCTGCCCGCGCTGGCGGGGTTCGTTGTCGGGTCGCCCGAGGAGTCGGACGCCTTCCTCTTCGACTGGCGCCGCACCATCGCGGAGCTGCTGGCGCAGGAGTACTACGGCACCCTCGGTAGCGAGGCCCGCCGCCGGGGCATGCGGTACTACGCGGAAGCCCTCGAAGACCGTCGCCCGCAGCTCGGCGACGACCTGGCGATGCGTGCGCAGGCCGATGTCCCGATGGGAGCGATGTGGACGTTCGATGCCGACGGATCGCCGCGACCGACCTACGTCGCGGATCTCAAGGGCGCAGCATCCGTCGCGCACGTCTACGGCAAGGACTGGACGGGCAGCGAGGCGTTCACCTCGTTCGGCCGGCCCTGGTCGTGGTCGCCGAAGGCGCTCAAGCACATCGCCGACCTGCAGCTGACGCTCGGCGTGACCCGGTTCTGCATCCACACCTCGCCCCATCAGCCCATCGCCGCCCCGCCGCCGGGCATCGCGCTCGCGCCGTTCCTCGGTCAGGCCTTCACGGTCCATGAGACGTGGAGCGGCATGGCGGGCCCGTGGATCGACTACCTCGCCCGGTGCAGCGCACTGCTGTCGGCGGGACGACCCGATGTCGACGTCGCGGTCTTCGTGGGAGAGGAGGCTCCGGTGACGGGGCTATTCGGCTCGCACCTCGACACCGCGGTGCCCGACGGCTTCGACCATGACTACGTCGGGCCGGACGCCCTCCGCGACATCCTCCGCGTCGAAGGCGGCCGCATCGTCGCCGACGGCGCCGACTACGCCGTCCTCTTCCTCGGCGGTTCCTCGGCGCGGATGACGTGCGCTGCGCTCACCGAGGTCGGACGACTCGTGGATGCCGGAGCCGCCGTCATCGGCGATCGTCCGACCCGCTCACCGTCCCTCAGCGACGATCCCGCGGACTTCTCCGCCCTCTGCGACCGCCTGTGGGGTGAGGGCGGAGTCTTCCCGGGCTCCCTCGCAGACGGGCTGGCGCGACGGGGCCGAATTCCGGCATGGGAGGTCACCAGCGGCGGCATCGTCCGGCGCACCTCGCGCGTGGTGGACGGCCGGAGGCTGCTGTTCCTGGCGAACCCCGCGGCGTCCGCTCTCGACGTGCGCGTGCGCCTGGCGAGCGGTGCTCCCCTGGCCGTCTGGGACCCCGTGGAGGTGCGCGACGTCCCGTTCGCGGCGTCCGATGACGGGGCGGTCGCGCTGACCCTTCCGCCCTTCGGCTCGGTGTTCGTCCTGGAGCAGGAGGAGCCCGCCACAGCGGTGGCGGAGCCGGGTGCCGACGTCCTCCACCTCGACGGCGAGTGGGTGCTCGAGCTGCCCGGCACGGAGCCGATCACCACCTCGCCGGCACCGCTGCCCTGGTCAGGCGACGTCGGACGGGGGTTCTCGGGCACGGCCGTCTACCGCCACCGGTTCACGATGACGCCGGACGCCGCCGGGCGCACCGCCGTCGTCGAGCTCACGGACGTGGGCGACATCGCGCGGATCGTGGTGAACGGCGTCGACTGCGGCGTGGCCTGGACGGCGCCGTTCCGCGTCGAGGTGTCGCCGGCGCTGCACGCGGGCGAGAACGAGCTCGAGATCGAGGTGGCGAACCCGTGGCGCAACCGGCTCATCGCCGAGGGCGCCGAGGCGTCCGGCGAGGTGTTCGCGCCGATGACCGGGGTCTTCGAGCCGACGGCGGCAGTGGAACCGGCGGGCCTGCTCGGACCGGTGCGGCTGCGCCTCGCCTGA
- a CDS encoding carbohydrate ABC transporter permease, with protein sequence MFRYTKATAVREVFVWIVTLIGLLPFYILIVTSLKTDKETLTTSAVAPPSGLDFTAFVQVLTTTGRNSIPMSILNSVIITAGAVFGLVLLGSIAAYVIARRTRRWTTITFYLVLIAIILPAQLGTVPLYIGARTIGLTGNALGMILLWIGILLPLSVFLYASFFRGLSTEYEEAAVIDGASPTQAFFRVVLPLMAPATGTVAILAGLIVWNDFFNSLIFLGGSTTQTLPVAMYTYVGGLVSAWNKIFAVVIISMVPILAFYMFAQKQFIQGFAGGLKG encoded by the coding sequence ATGTTCCGCTACACCAAAGCCACCGCGGTCCGCGAAGTCTTCGTCTGGATCGTGACGCTCATCGGCCTGCTGCCGTTCTACATCCTCATCGTCACGTCTCTGAAGACCGACAAGGAGACGCTCACCACGAGCGCCGTCGCCCCGCCCAGCGGACTGGACTTCACCGCCTTCGTGCAGGTGCTCACCACCACGGGTCGCAACAGCATCCCGATGAGCATCCTGAACAGCGTCATCATCACCGCCGGCGCCGTCTTCGGGCTCGTGCTGCTGGGCTCGATCGCGGCGTACGTGATCGCCCGGCGCACCCGCCGGTGGACGACGATCACGTTCTACCTGGTGCTGATCGCGATCATCCTGCCCGCGCAGCTGGGCACCGTACCGCTGTACATCGGCGCGCGCACGATCGGGCTGACCGGCAATGCGCTGGGCATGATCCTCCTGTGGATCGGCATCCTGCTGCCCCTGTCGGTCTTCCTCTACGCGAGCTTCTTCCGCGGTCTGTCCACGGAGTACGAGGAGGCGGCGGTCATCGACGGCGCCTCGCCGACGCAGGCCTTCTTCCGCGTGGTGCTCCCGCTCATGGCGCCGGCGACGGGCACCGTGGCGATCCTCGCCGGGCTCATCGTCTGGAACGACTTCTTCAACTCGCTGATCTTCCTCGGCGGCTCGACGACGCAGACCCTGCCGGTCGCGATGTACACCTACGTCGGCGGTCTCGTGTCGGCATGGAACAAGATCTTCGCCGTCGTCATCATCTCGATGGTGCCGATCCTCGCGTTCTACATGTTCGCGCAGAAGCAGTTCATCCAGGGCTTCGCCGGCGGACTCAAAGGCTGA
- a CDS encoding C-glycoside deglycosidase beta subunit domain-containing protein has protein sequence MIPDRIIEQGTLTTSNGRAAVEVRLPWYRALPGSCIAGAKLTIDGVEAPAESLRWRMNDREFTFPELVTETDEWWFPLDSAVLSGDLDLAADAEHEVRVDLVLYIPYIIISDSETLHIEEHDVKTMTARQQQEAHA, from the coding sequence GTGATCCCCGACCGCATCATCGAGCAGGGCACGCTCACGACCTCGAACGGCCGCGCGGCCGTCGAGGTGCGGCTGCCCTGGTACCGAGCCCTCCCCGGCTCCTGCATCGCCGGCGCGAAGCTCACGATCGACGGCGTCGAGGCGCCGGCCGAGTCGCTGCGCTGGCGCATGAACGACCGGGAGTTCACCTTCCCGGAGCTCGTCACCGAGACGGACGAGTGGTGGTTCCCGCTGGACTCCGCCGTGCTCTCCGGCGACCTCGACCTCGCCGCCGATGCCGAGCACGAGGTGCGCGTGGACCTGGTGCTCTACATCCCCTACATCATCATCTCCGACAGCGAGACGCTCCACATCGAGGAGCACGACGTGAAGACCATGACCGCCCGTCAGCAGCAGGAGGCACACGCATGA
- a CDS encoding GMC oxidoreductase — MTGRYPASVDVAIVGSGPAGAAYARILSERAPEATIALFEVGPTVTYPPGAHVKNIADPAERAEAQTRSEGPHAVVTADRTGGIVKTSQRRARPGTYLLESGYQVEGEDGLPVAAMSSNVGGMAAHWTGACPRPNDSERITVLDAEGKLDELLSEAERLLGVTTDAFDQSAYGSLVRDRLAAAEDEGRIAATRVQRMPLAVHRRDDGNLVWSGSDVVFGDVTRENPRFTLFDESLVTRVIVEDGRAAGVAVTDRRTGETSEVRARFVVVAADALRTPQILWASGIRPDALGRYINDQAQIVFAVRIRDLPALEGEGAGATGLSEYSGVTWVPFTDDMPFHGQVMQLDASPVKLADDDPAAPGSIVGLGLFCAKDLQESDRVEFSETDVDGYGMPAPTVHYTLTDRDREVIARGKEEIVRLGRAVGEPLDDRPFMMPLGASLHYQGTTRLGAQDDGSSVCSPQGEVWEVPGLYVAGNGVIPTATACNPTLTGVALAVNGARAIADQLARS; from the coding sequence ATGACCGGCCGTTACCCCGCGTCCGTCGACGTCGCGATCGTCGGGAGCGGCCCCGCCGGCGCCGCCTACGCCCGCATCCTGAGCGAGCGCGCGCCCGAGGCGACAATCGCGCTGTTCGAGGTGGGGCCGACGGTCACGTACCCTCCCGGTGCGCACGTGAAGAACATCGCCGATCCGGCCGAGCGCGCCGAGGCGCAGACCCGGTCGGAGGGTCCACACGCCGTCGTGACCGCCGACCGCACGGGCGGCATCGTCAAGACGAGCCAGCGTCGCGCCCGGCCGGGTACGTATCTGCTGGAGAGCGGCTACCAGGTCGAGGGTGAAGACGGGCTGCCCGTCGCGGCGATGTCGAGCAACGTGGGCGGCATGGCCGCCCACTGGACCGGGGCCTGCCCTCGGCCCAACGACAGCGAGCGCATCACCGTTCTCGACGCCGAGGGCAAGCTGGATGAACTTCTTTCGGAAGCCGAGCGGCTCCTCGGCGTCACGACCGATGCCTTCGACCAGTCCGCGTACGGCTCGCTCGTGCGCGACCGTCTCGCCGCGGCCGAGGACGAGGGCCGCATCGCGGCGACCCGCGTGCAGCGGATGCCGCTCGCCGTGCACCGTCGCGACGACGGCAACCTCGTCTGGTCGGGCTCGGACGTCGTCTTCGGCGACGTCACGCGCGAGAACCCGCGCTTCACGCTCTTCGACGAGTCCCTCGTCACCCGCGTGATCGTCGAGGACGGACGCGCCGCCGGCGTGGCCGTGACCGATCGCCGCACGGGGGAGACCTCGGAGGTGCGGGCGCGCTTCGTCGTCGTGGCGGCGGACGCCCTGCGCACGCCGCAGATCCTGTGGGCGTCCGGCATCCGTCCCGACGCCCTCGGTCGCTACATCAACGACCAGGCCCAGATCGTCTTCGCCGTGCGCATCCGCGACCTTCCCGCGCTCGAGGGCGAGGGCGCGGGCGCGACCGGCCTCAGCGAGTACAGCGGCGTCACGTGGGTGCCCTTCACCGACGACATGCCGTTCCACGGCCAGGTCATGCAGCTGGATGCGTCGCCGGTGAAGCTCGCCGACGACGACCCCGCCGCTCCCGGTTCCATCGTCGGACTCGGTCTCTTCTGCGCGAAGGACCTCCAGGAGTCCGACCGCGTGGAATTCTCCGAGACCGACGTCGACGGCTACGGGATGCCGGCGCCCACGGTGCACTACACCCTGACCGACCGCGACCGGGAGGTCATCGCGCGCGGCAAGGAGGAGATCGTCCGCCTCGGCAGGGCCGTCGGCGAGCCCCTCGACGACCGGCCCTTCATGATGCCGCTCGGCGCCTCGCTGCACTATCAGGGCACCACGCGCCTGGGTGCGCAGGACGACGGCAGCAGCGTGTGCTCGCCGCAGGGCGAGGTGTGGGAGGTTCCCGGCCTGTACGTCGCCGGCAACGGCGTCATCCCGACCGCGACGGCCTGCAACCCGACCCTCACCGGCGTCGCCCTCGCCGTCAACGGAGCCCGGGCGATCGCCGACCAGCTCGCTCGTTCCTGA
- a CDS encoding LysR family transcriptional regulator, whose amino-acid sequence MADQPLLSRLDLNLLVALDALLTERSVTRAAERLHLSQPALSASLARLRNHFNDPILARRGNAYELTPLALRLSEHTTIALDAARRVFESQATWTPHESTREFSVYGSDYGFATIGAAVSRAAAEAAPGVRFRFLLHNNTIVDDAANSLRSVDAMVIPHGYLTDLPYEDLWRDRWVIVADEANPLIADGLSMEILAACPWVFTYRSRSAFTSAGRQLQLLGIEPDVQVIVESFLSLPSFVVGTTRLGLVQAALAPEIGRLPGIRILEPPFDATPTANALWWHPVHERDPEHAWMRSLFRDAAREVQSVVAAGERFVEPIEQTEHAISL is encoded by the coding sequence GTGGCCGATCAACCTCTTCTGTCGCGACTCGACCTCAACCTGCTGGTCGCTCTCGACGCACTGCTCACCGAGCGGAGCGTGACGCGGGCGGCAGAGCGGCTGCATCTCAGCCAGCCGGCCCTGAGCGCGTCGCTGGCCCGCCTGCGCAACCACTTCAACGACCCGATCCTCGCCCGCCGCGGCAACGCGTACGAGCTCACCCCGCTCGCGCTGCGACTGTCGGAGCACACGACGATCGCGCTGGACGCGGCGCGCAGGGTCTTCGAGAGCCAGGCGACGTGGACGCCGCACGAGTCGACGCGCGAATTCTCCGTCTACGGCTCCGACTACGGCTTCGCCACGATCGGCGCCGCGGTCTCCCGTGCGGCGGCGGAGGCCGCGCCCGGAGTGCGCTTCCGATTCCTGCTCCACAACAACACGATCGTCGACGATGCCGCCAACAGCCTGCGATCGGTCGACGCGATGGTCATCCCCCACGGCTACCTCACCGATCTGCCGTACGAGGACCTGTGGCGCGACCGCTGGGTGATCGTCGCCGACGAGGCGAACCCGCTCATCGCCGACGGGCTCAGCATGGAGATCCTCGCGGCGTGCCCGTGGGTGTTCACCTACCGCTCGCGCTCCGCGTTCACCTCGGCGGGCCGCCAGCTGCAGCTCCTGGGTATCGAGCCCGACGTGCAGGTGATCGTCGAGAGCTTCCTCTCGCTGCCGAGCTTCGTGGTCGGGACCACGCGTCTCGGTCTCGTGCAGGCAGCCCTCGCACCCGAGATCGGCCGCCTTCCCGGCATCCGCATCCTCGAGCCGCCCTTCGACGCCACGCCGACGGCGAACGCCCTCTGGTGGCACCCCGTCCACGAGCGCGACCCGGAGCATGCCTGGATGCGTTCGCTGTTCCGCGATGCCGCCCGCGAGGTGCAGTCGGTCGTCGCCGCCGGAGAGCGGTTCGTCGAGCCGATCGAGCAGACGGAGCACGCGATCAGCCTTTGA
- a CDS encoding nuclear transport factor 2 family protein, whose protein sequence is MSEVRADFEAFCDLFYTRKRVAEAFALLVSDDYIQHNPTIGDGPQPAIDMLTPKFDGSPDARFEIQRILVDGDFAMVHVKASRPGAPDAAVADIYRFENGRIVEHWDVLQPVPAHAVHDHPMF, encoded by the coding sequence ATGAGTGAGGTGCGTGCGGACTTCGAGGCGTTCTGCGACCTCTTCTACACGCGGAAGCGGGTGGCGGAGGCGTTCGCCCTGCTCGTGTCGGACGACTACATCCAGCACAACCCCACCATCGGCGACGGGCCGCAGCCCGCGATCGACATGCTGACGCCGAAGTTCGACGGGTCGCCCGACGCGCGCTTCGAGATCCAGCGCATCCTCGTGGACGGCGATTTCGCCATGGTCCACGTCAAAGCCTCCCGCCCCGGCGCGCCCGACGCGGCCGTGGCGGACATCTACCGATTCGAGAACGGCCGGATCGTCGAGCACTGGGACGTGCTGCAACCCGTCCCGGCGCATGCCGTTCACGACCATCCGATGTTCTGA
- a CDS encoding TIM barrel protein, translated as MYQLAPNIELLFTEAGDYHDRVRAAAAAGFDAVEMWGPTGADAPATPKDLPALKAALEETGTQLTAQLAEPRTQFMIPPWDHSEFFRKLDEGVQIAHDLGCPRMVVGSGTGFGGWKRQVQLDKLVEIYQKAIAQIDGSGITLVLEPVNVRVDHPGSLLDRTAEGVYVARGVDSPYFGVLYDIYHSAVEGEDIETELTNAGSLIKYVQLADAPGRGEPGTGDLDWPATLAVLRSSGYDGPIGLEYYPQAASDESVRYIRDVAAQA; from the coding sequence ATGTACCAGCTCGCACCCAACATCGAACTGCTCTTCACCGAGGCCGGCGACTATCACGACCGCGTGCGCGCCGCCGCCGCCGCGGGCTTCGACGCCGTCGAGATGTGGGGCCCGACCGGTGCCGACGCGCCGGCCACGCCCAAGGACCTGCCCGCGCTGAAGGCGGCGCTGGAGGAGACGGGCACCCAGCTCACCGCGCAGCTGGCCGAGCCCCGGACGCAGTTCATGATCCCGCCGTGGGACCACTCCGAGTTCTTCCGCAAGCTGGACGAGGGCGTGCAGATCGCCCACGACCTCGGATGCCCGCGCATGGTCGTGGGCAGCGGCACCGGCTTCGGCGGGTGGAAGCGGCAGGTGCAGCTGGACAAGCTCGTCGAGATCTACCAGAAGGCGATCGCGCAGATCGACGGGTCGGGCATCACTCTCGTCCTCGAGCCCGTCAACGTGCGCGTGGATCACCCCGGATCTCTGCTGGACCGCACGGCGGAGGGCGTCTACGTCGCCCGCGGCGTCGACTCCCCGTACTTCGGCGTGCTGTACGACATCTACCACTCGGCCGTGGAGGGCGAGGACATCGAGACCGAGCTGACGAACGCCGGCTCGCTCATCAAGTACGTCCAGCTCGCCGACGCCCCCGGCCGCGGCGAGCCGGGCACCGGCGACCTCGACTGGCCCGCCACCCTCGCCGTTCTGCGCAGCTCGGGCTACGACGGGCCGATCGGCCTCGAGTACTACCCGCAGGCCGCATCCGATGAGTCGGTGCGCTACATCCGCGACGTGGCGGCCCAGGCATGA